A stretch of Saccharothrix texasensis DNA encodes these proteins:
- a CDS encoding S66 peptidase family protein, with product MTPGAAVASGPPLLRPGDRVVVVSPAGPCPAELLEAGAAWLRKWDLDVRIDPHALDVHPTLGYLAGHDADRARSFERAWLDPAVAGVLCARGGYGSLRMVDLVDWTAVAAAAGDPADGGPADAAAGGGVGGGARRKVFLGSSDTTVLHERFWAHGVPTWFGPMIGTRAFVEDTDARERLRAALFTGVTSYRGAGMAPGVARGVAVGGNLSLLDAPPPPGAIVLLEDVNEEPYRLDRMLTDLLRSGWFDQVSGLVLGSWTGCGDPTAVLADRLGGLGVPIVADARFGHCEGQLTVPLGVPVEIDGGSGVVTVVA from the coding sequence GTGACGCCCGGGGCGGCCGTCGCCTCCGGGCCCCCGCTGCTGCGGCCCGGTGACCGGGTCGTCGTGGTCAGCCCGGCCGGACCGTGCCCGGCCGAACTCCTCGAGGCCGGCGCCGCGTGGCTGCGCAAGTGGGACCTGGACGTGCGGATCGACCCCCACGCGCTCGACGTCCACCCCACGCTGGGCTACCTCGCCGGCCACGACGCCGACCGCGCCCGGTCGTTCGAACGGGCCTGGCTGGACCCGGCCGTGGCCGGGGTGCTGTGCGCGCGGGGCGGCTACGGCAGCCTGCGCATGGTCGACCTGGTCGACTGGACCGCCGTCGCGGCCGCCGCCGGTGATCCAGCCGATGGTGGTCCGGCCGATGCTGCTGCCGGCGGTGGTGTCGGCGGTGGTGCGCGTCGCAAGGTGTTCCTCGGCTCCAGCGACACCACCGTGCTGCACGAGCGGTTCTGGGCGCACGGCGTGCCCACCTGGTTCGGGCCGATGATCGGCACCCGGGCGTTCGTCGAGGACACCGACGCCCGTGAACGGCTCCGCGCCGCCCTGTTCACCGGCGTGACGTCCTACCGAGGGGCCGGCATGGCGCCCGGCGTCGCCCGGGGGGTCGCCGTCGGCGGCAACCTCAGCCTGCTCGACGCCCCGCCACCGCCCGGCGCGATCGTGCTGCTCGAAGACGTCAACGAAGAGCCCTACCGCCTCGACCGGATGCTCACCGACCTGCTGCGGTCCGGGTGGTTCGACCAGGTCTCCGGCCTCGTCCTCGGCTCGTGGACGGGGTGCGGCGACCCGACCGCCGTGCTCGCCGACCGGCTGGGCGGGCTCGGCGTGCCGATCGTCGCCGACGCCCGGTTCGGGCACTGCGAAGGTCAGCTCACCGTGCCCCTCGGCGTGCCGGTCGAGATCGACGGCGGGTCCGGGGTGGTC
- a CDS encoding prolyl oligopeptidase family serine peptidase, which produces MVKIAPYGTWTSPIAAADAAAAGGGLHWVDLHDGRPWWAEGRPAEGGRVALVRDGQDLLPPPWNARNRVHEYGGRPWVVLDTPEGTRVAFTNWDDQRVYLFDPDDPRPVPLSPEPPRRHGYRYADLTAGPGHAEVWCVRETVTGDARTDVRRELVALPLDGAEPRVLAASHHFMTGPRLSPDGRHYAWIGWDHPRMPWDGTELCVAEVGSAGHRVLAGGDTEAVCQVEWETPAAGGPPALLALTDPDGWWNLFRIGLDGTRKNLAPCAAELGGPMWRLGNRWFAAIGPGRYAVLRSGALAVLDERSGTVTDVDVDLPVWHAHLAVHDGVVVSGAAGPLAESAVVSLDLSTGVLTEHTSGDSALPVDYLPVPEERVFRGPDGDVPAYVYPPRNPDFAAPDGEEPPYVVHVHGGPTGRSAPVLDAELAYLTSRGIGVVAVNYGGSTGYGRAFRERLREQWGVVDVQDCAAVAQALADEGAADGDRLAIRGGSAGGWTSAASLTSVRTYRCGMVAFPILDLAGWTGAGGETHDFESRYVEGLVGPWPATADRYAERSPANHVDRLAGPVLLLQGLEDEICPPEQADRFAAALDGTGIPHAYLTFEGEQHGFRKAETIVAALEAELSFYGQVFGFTPEGIAVLELRR; this is translated from the coding sequence GTGGTGAAGATCGCACCGTACGGAACGTGGACATCGCCCATCGCCGCGGCCGACGCCGCCGCGGCCGGCGGGGGCCTGCACTGGGTCGACCTGCACGACGGTCGCCCCTGGTGGGCCGAGGGGCGACCGGCCGAGGGCGGCCGGGTCGCGCTGGTGCGCGACGGGCAGGACCTGCTGCCGCCGCCGTGGAACGCGCGCAACCGCGTCCACGAGTACGGCGGCCGCCCGTGGGTGGTGCTGGACACCCCCGAGGGGACGCGCGTGGCGTTCACCAACTGGGACGACCAGCGCGTCTACCTGTTCGACCCCGACGACCCGCGGCCCGTCCCGCTCAGCCCGGAGCCCCCGCGCCGCCACGGCTACCGCTACGCCGACCTCACCGCCGGGCCCGGCCACGCCGAGGTGTGGTGCGTGCGGGAGACCGTGACCGGCGACGCCCGCACCGACGTCCGCCGGGAGCTGGTCGCGCTGCCGCTGGACGGCGCCGAGCCCAGGGTGCTCGCCGCCAGCCACCACTTCATGACCGGCCCCCGGCTCTCGCCCGACGGCCGCCACTACGCCTGGATCGGCTGGGACCACCCCCGCATGCCGTGGGACGGCACCGAGCTGTGCGTCGCCGAGGTCGGCTCCGCCGGGCACCGCGTCCTGGCCGGCGGCGACACCGAAGCCGTGTGCCAGGTCGAGTGGGAGACGCCCGCGGCCGGCGGGCCGCCCGCGCTGCTGGCGCTGACCGACCCCGACGGCTGGTGGAACCTGTTCCGCATCGGCCTGGACGGGACCCGCAAGAACCTCGCGCCGTGCGCCGCCGAACTGGGCGGACCCATGTGGCGGCTGGGCAACCGCTGGTTCGCCGCCATCGGCCCCGGCCGCTACGCCGTGCTGCGCTCCGGGGCGCTGGCCGTGCTCGACGAGCGCAGCGGCACCGTCACCGACGTCGACGTGGACCTGCCCGTCTGGCACGCGCACCTCGCCGTGCACGACGGCGTGGTCGTCAGCGGCGCCGCCGGACCGCTCGCCGAGTCCGCCGTGGTGTCGCTGGACCTGTCCACCGGCGTCCTCACCGAGCACACCTCCGGCGACTCGGCGCTGCCCGTCGACTACCTGCCGGTGCCCGAGGAACGCGTGTTCCGCGGCCCGGACGGCGACGTCCCCGCCTACGTCTACCCGCCGCGCAACCCCGACTTCGCCGCGCCCGACGGCGAGGAACCGCCCTACGTCGTGCACGTCCACGGCGGCCCCACGGGCCGTTCCGCGCCCGTGCTCGACGCCGAGCTGGCCTACCTGACCAGCCGCGGCATCGGCGTGGTCGCGGTCAACTACGGCGGCTCCACCGGCTACGGCCGGGCGTTCCGGGAACGGCTGCGCGAGCAGTGGGGCGTGGTCGACGTGCAGGACTGCGCCGCCGTCGCCCAGGCCCTGGCCGACGAGGGCGCCGCCGACGGCGACCGGCTCGCCATCCGCGGCGGCAGCGCCGGCGGCTGGACCTCGGCCGCGTCGCTGACCTCGGTGCGGACCTACCGGTGCGGCATGGTCGCGTTCCCCATCCTCGACCTGGCCGGGTGGACCGGCGCGGGCGGCGAGACCCACGACTTCGAGTCCCGCTACGTCGAGGGCCTGGTCGGGCCGTGGCCCGCGACGGCCGACCGGTACGCCGAGCGGTCACCGGCCAACCACGTCGACCGGCTGGCCGGGCCCGTGCTGCTGCTGCAAGGCCTGGAGGACGAGATCTGCCCGCCCGAACAGGCCGACCGGTTCGCCGCCGCCCTGGACGGCACCGGCATCCCGCACGCCTACCTCACCTTCGAGGGCGAGCAGCACGGGTTCCGCAAGGCCGAGACCATCGTCGCCGCGCTGGAGGCCGAGCTGTCGTTCTACGGGCAGGTGTTCGGGTTCACCCCCGAGGGGATCGCGGTGCTGGAGCTGCGCCGGTGA
- a CDS encoding DUF3090 domain-containing protein yields the protein MARVIHVFRQPDRFVAGTVGQPGERTFYLQASEEARLVSVALEKQQVAVLAERIGSLLEEVHRRFGAEVPDGVPEDLRDTEPLAVPVEEEFKVGTMGLGWDAESSAVVIELLAITEEEVDEAVVLDDTEEGPDAVRVFLSPVEARAFAERAERVVRAGRKPCPLCAEPLDPEGHVCPRQNGYRRSDEG from the coding sequence ATGGCACGCGTCATCCACGTATTCCGCCAGCCCGACCGGTTCGTCGCCGGCACAGTCGGGCAGCCTGGCGAGCGCACGTTCTACCTGCAGGCCTCCGAGGAGGCCCGGCTGGTCAGCGTGGCGCTGGAGAAGCAACAGGTCGCCGTACTCGCCGAGCGCATCGGCTCGCTGCTGGAGGAGGTGCACCGGCGGTTCGGGGCGGAAGTGCCCGACGGCGTCCCCGAGGACCTCCGGGACACCGAACCCTTGGCGGTGCCGGTCGAGGAGGAGTTCAAGGTCGGCACGATGGGGCTGGGCTGGGACGCCGAGTCCAGCGCGGTGGTCATCGAACTGCTCGCGATCACCGAGGAGGAGGTCGACGAGGCGGTGGTGCTCGACGACACCGAGGAGGGCCCGGACGCGGTGCGGGTGTTCCTGAGCCCGGTGGAGGCGCGGGCGTTCGCCGAGCGCGCCGAGCGGGTGGTGCGCGCGGGCCGCAAGCCGTGCCCGCTGTGCGCCGAGCCGCTCGACCCCGAGGGGCACGTCTGCCCGCGGCAGAACGGCTACCGTCGTTCGGACGAGGGCTGA